AGATCCTGAAGGGTGTAGTCGGGAGCGACCAGCCCCTGCTCGCGCTGCACCCAGAAGAAGGCGGCATCCGCGAGGAAGTCCCGCGCCATGTCCATTCGGGGTGAGGCATCGTGCGGCGCGGAGGACGCGCCGGTGCCGCGGTGGGCTTCCATGGAGAGCATCAGCGCGTTCCCGGCAACCTGCCTAAACGTCCTCTTCGCAGCAGAGGCACTTGGGCTTCGTATCACCACCGCCCATGGCGATGATGGGCCCCTGCATGACCGGGAAGGGGGGCGTGTTCTTGTCGTTGTGAAGCATAAGGTCGAAGGCGCGCGCTACGTTCTTACCCTCGAACTTCACGTCGAAGGAGAAGTTGACGAACTCGGCCTTGCCCTTGGTTTTGCTGGAGGCCACGCCGCCCCCGGCCGTGCCCGCCTCATCACCCATGCTGGTGCTGAAGTTCGAGTCCTTCACGCACACCGGATTGCCTGCCACGGATACCTTCTTGGTGCCCTTCGCGGTGTCCGAGGATTGCGCCACGTTGGGGTAAGGGATGGGCACGGGCCCGGCCGGACTGGGCGTCTTGCACACGTCCGGGAACGCGGTGGTGACGCCACCACTGTCCTTGGTCACCACGGACATCTTGTTGACACCAGTGTTGACGGGCATGTCCACCTCCAAGAGGGAAGAGATTACCACGCCGAATCCACGTAGCGCGAACACGGGCCCGCTCGAGGAGTCAAGTGGGCGGCGAGCCAGAGCCAATTCAGGAGAGCTGAAATGAGTCTGCACGCTCAGGCTGTCTTCGGCCGAGAAACACCCTCAGCAGTGACGCGTAAGTCGCGCACATCATGCATACCGTCACTGAGCACCACGTGCCCGCGCCACAGGAGCAGGACGTGCTCCGCGTCCGTGTCGAGGATGACGGTGTCCAGGCGCATCTCGGGCTTCGCGTCCCCGGAGCTGGTCAGGGCTACGGTGACCCTGGGTGCTGCTTGGCCAGGGAGTGAAAAGGCGAGCCGACCTCTTGGAGAGGCGCCAGCAACGACCACGGCCTCGTTGCCTTGGAGGTAGCCAGGGGCGATGAGGCCTGGCGCTGCGGCATTGAAGAAGCGTCGGTTGAAGTCCTTCGGCAGCAGTGGCTTGCGCGTCTTGTTCCAGGCTTCGTCGTAGGTGCCCGCGTACTTCGCCCTTGGCTGCCAGTGGGGCGAGATAAATCCGAAGCTCGCTGGCGTGACCATCTGCCCGAAGTCGCGCAGTGGTTCCGCCGGGTCCTCCAGGTTGGGCAGTTTCAATCCTTCCTCGAAATGGCGCGTGCTGGCGCGGAAGCCGGTACCCACCGGGTTGCGCGGCTCGAAGGCGGGCTTGCCCGAATCCGTCCGGTCCCAACCACCGAAGGCCCGCTCCCAGACGAGGGGCATCGTCCCGAAGGGCAGCGGCTTCGTCATGCCCACTCGGCCCATGCTGCGGAACCAGGTGCGCTCACCCACCACGCGCACGACCTTTTTCAGCGGGCCTATCTGGAGGGCGACCCCTGTCTCGGTAGTACCCCGCTGTAGTGCGTGTGCGTGGCCGATGAGTGCTACGTCCGTGGTCGGCTTGATGAAGGCTCCCTCCGGCTCGTACTTGTAGCTGGATTCGCCGGGTTCACCCCAGGACTCGCCGCTCCAGTTCACTGGGAACTGCTCCTCGGCGAGTTGCAGCCTCATGTCGCCGATGGAATAGGTGGCTTTCACCACCAAGAGCAGCATGGGCCTCCCGTCCTCGTCCGCGAGGCCCATGATGTCGAAGACGAACGGCGTCTCGTTATCGATGGCGGGATGTCCCATGGCATGCTCATCTATCTTTATTGGGGCTGAATACCGAGCGACCCGCGAGAGCGCACAGTGTAGCTCAACAGCCCGCCATGCCTTCTTTGGTCGGAGCGCAAGGGCGTTCGATAAATCGAACTGTCGGACACGGTCCCCTCTGCATGCACCCCATCCCCGCTCGCTCTCCCCCCTCGGCCTCCCCCCATCTGACCGGTAGTATGAGCTCGGGAACTTCAGGCGGAGCGGGTTCCACTCTTGAACCCACGCGCCGGCGTCTCCGGGCTCGCCGCGCGGAAGCGGTAGAGCGCGGCGGGCTTGGAGGCCGTGCGCCGCACACCGGGTGCCGCTTCCAGCACCCCATCCTCGATGAGCCGCTTCACCTTGCGGCGGAAGTTGCCCGGATCCTGCGGCTCGCCCTTCACCGCGGAGAACACCGCGCGCAACTCCGGAATGGAGAAGCGCTCGGGCACCAGCGAGAACGCCAGCGCCGACGTGTCCAGCTTCTCGCGCATGCGAGCCAGCGCCACCCGGAGGATGTCCTCGTGGTCGAACGCCAGGGTGCTCGCGTCCAGGCGCCCCACCGCCTCCCAGCGCGCCTCCGCCGCGTCCCCCCCCGCCCTCACCCGCCGCGCCAGCTCGGGCCGCACCAGGGCGTAGTACGCCACCGACACCACCCGCATGCGCGGATCCCTCCCCGGCCGGCCGAACGTGGCGAACTGCTCCAGCAGCACGTCCCGCGACTCCAGCCCCGTCTCCTCGTGCAGCTCGCGCACCGCCGCCACGTCCAGGTCCTCGCCCTGGTCCTCCTCGCCATCGCCCACGCGCAGGATGCCTCCGGGCAGCGCCAGCTTCCCCTCGAAGGGCGGCTCGCCCCGGCGGATGAGCAGCACGTGCAGCGCCCCGTCCACCAGCGTGAGGACGACCAGGTCCACCGCCACCGCCGGGCGCGCGTAGGGCGCCAGCGACTGGCGCGCCCGCTGGACCTCGGACGTCATCACCCCTCGATCGGGTCGGTGGTGCGCACCACCTTCATCCCCGCCTCCTGCAACGCGCGCAGCGCCTCGTTGGCCACGCGCGGGAAGTCCAACCCCGGCGGCAGCGGATCCAACGGCGGCGCGGGCACCGGGCTCATCGCGTCCTCCAGGATGTGGATGCGCCCCATCTTCGAGCGGTCCGTCTCCTCGATGCGCCGCTTGAGGTCCATCAGCGTCGACAGCACGCAGTGCGACTTGGCCTGGCCGAACACGTACACCCGGTCGAACGTGAGCAGATGGTCGAAGAGCGCCTGGTCGAACCGGCCCACCGTGCGTCCCGACACCTCCGTCACCTCGGGCGAGAACACCGAGTAGTTCTCCGTGAGCGCCTCCTCGCCCTTCTGGATGATGTGCGTGGGTGTGTCGCGCACCAGCGCGTGGAAGAGGCTCGCCTCCATCATCGCCGGCAGGAGCGCGTGGCTCAGGCCCCCGAGTAGCGCATGGTAGGGCCACACCGTGAGCACGTAGCGGCCCGTGGCCTCCAGGCGCTCGCAGTAGGCGAGGCTCTCCTCGGGATGCCGCGTGGCGCGCCACCGGCCCGAGCGCACGTCCGCCGGGGTGATGACCGTGAGGGGCGGAGGCGGCTGGCCGTCCGGACCCTGCCACCACCCGGGGTGGAAGATCTGGAAGACGCGGTGGGTGTCCATGGAGAACACCAGCCCGGTGATGCGATCCAGGTTCCTGTACAGCCAGCGCAGGGTCCGCTGGGAGTCCTCCACGGCGCCCGGCACGAAGAGGCTCGCCTCGGGCTGACAGAAGGCCACCTGCGCGTCGATACCGAAGGCGGCGATGCGCAGCCGGTCCTCGCGCGCGGGTCGCACCCCGTGCTCCCGGGCGTAGCGGCGCGCCTCGTCCGT
This genomic interval from Cystobacter ferrugineus contains the following:
- a CDS encoding DUF4150 domain-containing protein, whose amino-acid sequence is MPVNTGVNKMSVVTKDSGGVTTAFPDVCKTPSPAGPVPIPYPNVAQSSDTAKGTKKVSVAGNPVCVKDSNFSTSMGDEAGTAGGGVASSKTKGKAEFVNFSFDVKFEGKNVARAFDLMLHNDKNTPPFPVMQGPIIAMGGGDTKPKCLCCEEDV
- a CDS encoding NUDIX hydrolase; translated protein: MTSEVQRARQSLAPYARPAVAVDLVVLTLVDGALHVLLIRRGEPPFEGKLALPGGILRVGDGEEDQGEDLDVAAVRELHEETGLESRDVLLEQFATFGRPGRDPRMRVVSVAYYALVRPELARRVRAGGDAAEARWEAVGRLDASTLAFDHEDILRVALARMREKLDTSALAFSLVPERFSIPELRAVFSAVKGEPQDPGNFRRKVKRLIEDGVLEAAPGVRRTASKPAALYRFRAASPETPARGFKSGTRSA
- a CDS encoding DUF2169 family type VI secretion system accessory protein; its protein translation is MGHPAIDNETPFVFDIMGLADEDGRPMLLLVVKATYSIGDMRLQLAEEQFPVNWSGESWGEPGESSYKYEPEGAFIKPTTDVALIGHAHALQRGTTETGVALQIGPLKKVVRVVGERTWFRSMGRVGMTKPLPFGTMPLVWERAFGGWDRTDSGKPAFEPRNPVGTGFRASTRHFEEGLKLPNLEDPAEPLRDFGQMVTPASFGFISPHWQPRAKYAGTYDEAWNKTRKPLLPKDFNRRFFNAAAPGLIAPGYLQGNEAVVVAGASPRGRLAFSLPGQAAPRVTVALTSSGDAKPEMRLDTVILDTDAEHVLLLWRGHVVLSDGMHDVRDLRVTAEGVSRPKTA
- a CDS encoding nicotinamidase, whose product is MSLPLPSFYDDARVGSLYLERAARVTDEARRYAREHGVRPAREDRLRIAAFGIDAQVAFCQPEASLFVPGAVEDSQRTLRWLYRNLDRITGLVFSMDTHRVFQIFHPGWWQGPDGQPPPPLTVITPADVRSGRWRATRHPEESLAYCERLEATGRYVLTVWPYHALLGGLSHALLPAMMEASLFHALVRDTPTHIIQKGEEALTENYSVFSPEVTEVSGRTVGRFDQALFDHLLTFDRVYVFGQAKSHCVLSTLMDLKRRIEETDRSKMGRIHILEDAMSPVPAPPLDPLPPGLDFPRVANEALRALQEAGMKVVRTTDPIEG